Genomic window (Bacillus vallismortis):
CCGGCTCGGGATCAGGCTTTGCATTTGTCACATCATCGAGGGTGACGACCGTTTCAAAGAACTCGCCGATTCCCGTCAGCTTGAGGCCCATATTGACAGTATCTCTTAATTTCGTTGTTACAATCCCTAATCTAAACCCGGCTTTTTTCAATGCATCCAGGGTTTCATACACGGTTTCATATTCAGTCACAAGTGAATCATGCATGTCATGATTGTACGCTCTGTACATGGCGATCATATCATCGCATTTATCAGCGTCCATCGAAGAGAATGTGTCAAAAAGAGACGGTCCGATAAACGCGAGCACATCTTCTCGTTTATACTTGCTCGGGTAATAATGCTCCAGTGTATGTAAAAAGGACGCGATAATTAATTCATTCGTATTAATTAGAGTTCCGTCTAAATCAAATAGAATCGTCGTTACTTGTTTGTGACTCATATTGCTTCCTTTCCAACCGCTGAGGGTTTCCATTTTTTCCATGTGCGCGCAATGACAATTGTCAGCAGCACTGCTGTAGTGACACGTATCAGAAGAAGAGGCCAAACCGGTATGCCGAGCGGAATAAAGACGAGCGTATCTTCCACGACCGCGTGGCAGGCGACGAGAAAAATAAATGCCAATGTCATATCCCGTCTGCTCACGCCGTCATCCTCGACAGCTTTGATCATGACACCCGCTCCGTAGGCCAGACCGATCGTCAGTCCCGCCACCATCGTCATGGACGTATTTTTATTCATGCCAAGCAGCTGCGTAAACGGAGACAGCCACCTCGAAAACCGATGCAGCCAGCCTAAATCTCTTAAAAACTGAATGATGATCATCAGCGGGATCACAATGGCCGCCAGTTGCAAAACACCAAGTCCGGCTTTCATTAAAGCCTCGGCCAGCATTGCCAGCCAGCCGTCAGGCGCCGTGCTCT
Coding sequences:
- the ppaX gene encoding pyrophosphatase PpaX gives rise to the protein MSHKQVTTILFDLDGTLINTNELIIASFLHTLEHYYPSKYKREDVLAFIGPSLFDTFSSMDADKCDDMIAMYRAYNHDMHDSLVTEYETVYETLDALKKAGFRLGIVTTKLRDTVNMGLKLTGIGEFFETVVTLDDVTNAKPDPEPVLLALKQLGSEPAEAIMVGDNYHDVLSGKNAGTKTAGVAWTIKGPEMLAKHEPDYMLEKMSDLLQIVGVN
- a CDS encoding nucleoside recognition domain-containing protein; this translates as MKKIFLAGLAAGLQTTWTLGKVIFPVTLLVTLLQHTPVMDWLVRLITPVMGLFGLSGEAAIPLVLGNILNLYAGIAGILPLDLSVKEVFILAVMLSFCHNLIIESTVAAKVGIRIGVILAVRIGLAAVSAIVINLIWHGGQETAQYGFIAAKSTAPDGWLAMLAEALMKAGLGVLQLAAIVIPLMIIIQFLRDLGWLHRFSRWLSPFTQLLGMNKNTSMTMVAGLTIGLAYGAGVMIKAVEDDGVSRRDMTLAFIFLVACHAVVEDTLVFIPLGIPVWPLLLIRVTTAVLLTIVIARTWKKWKPSAVGKEAI